The sequence below is a genomic window from Borrelia hispanica CRI.
GTCTTTGTTGCTTTTTTAAAAGATTGTTTAGAGCCTTTTTATATGCTTGGTAATAATCATTAGCCAAACAAAAATCTTTTCTATAAAAAACTGTTTTCTTTATATCATTCCTCTTAGAAAGAATGCCTATCAATTTTTCTATGACTAGATACTTTATTCCTCTTCATTGCTCTGATTATCATAACCCCTATTTGCAAATTCTTCAAGCTTTGATTGATTCAACCAATTTTTTACCCTCAAAATACTCTCTTCATATCTTTTTTTATTTTTATTTTCTTCTATTTTATCTAAATATCTCATAGTTTTTCCTTTGGTAACTTTGTTTATTTTAAAGGTAATATCATTTTTTCTCTCATTTTTTATTTCTTTTTTATTATTTATAATATGACTGACATTTTTAGTTGCATTTTTAGATTTATAAATTTTAACCCTTTTGTTTTGTAAATATTTTTTTTGTGTTTTCTTTGTGAATTTATATATCGCATTAGCATCATGTTCAACTATAGATTGTTTACT
It includes:
- a CDS encoding plasmid maintenance protein; protein product: MTKQKLELNTQPLKQYHTRYYKILSMLKYFQKNAINYNQTKILNTLNYFLKKDDIKIITLRTLRQDLCFLCKNGIIEKTLIRLGKGNGSYIRYAVNKYSNNNLNRLLESKQSIVEHDANAIYKFTKKTQKKYLQNKRVKIYKSKNATKNVSHIINNKKEIKNERKNDITFKINKVTKGKTMRYLDKIEENKNKKRYEESILRVKNWLNQSKLEEFANRGYDNQSNEEE